TGTCTTTCCACGTGGGCTCGCAGCAGAAGAACGTGCACGCCTGGGACGGCGCGCTCGCTTCCGCCGCCGCGATCTTCCGCGCCTGCGCCGAGCGGGGCATCTCGCTGTCCATGGTCAATCTGGGCGGCGGCTTCCCCACCCGCTATCTGCAGGAGGTGCCGGGCGCCATCTCCTACGGCGAGGCGATCTTCGCCTCCCTGCGCCGTCACTTCGGCAACGCGCTCCCGGAAACCATCATGGAGCCGGGCCGCGGCATGGTGGGCAATGCAGGCCTGATCGAGACCGAGGTCGTCCTCATCTCGAAGAAGTCCGAGCAGGACGCCATGCGCTGGGTCTATCTCGACATCGGCAAGTTCGGCGGCCTCGCCGAAACGATGGACGAGGCGATCCGCTACCCGCTGCGCACCCCGCGCGACGGCGACGACACCGCCCCCTGCGTGCTCGCCGGCCCGACCTGCGATTCGGCCGACGTGATGTATGAGAAGACCCCGGTCGAGCTGCCTCTGTCGCTCTCCATCGGCGACAAGATCATCATCGAGGCGTGCGGCGCCTACACAACCACCTATTCGGCGGTGGCATTCAACGGCTTCCCGCCGCTGAAGTCCTACGTGATCTGAGGGCGGCTTCCGCCGCCGAAAGATCCAAACTCCCGTGGCCCCCTGAGCGGAGCCACGCGGAGAACTGCCCGCGCGGCGCCCGAGCGTATTCCGCGACCCGGCCGCAGAAGGTCCCCCGGCATCGGCTTCCCGCCGTCCGGGGCGTGAGGAGGGGATGTGTCCCCTCGTCTTCCGCACCCGTCCCTGAAGGCATTTCGCCTGGCTGTGATGCAGCCGGGACGGGCTTCTTCACCTCTCACGTTGGCGCAGGAGTTGCCGATGACCGAG
The nucleotide sequence above comes from Xanthobacter flavus. Encoded proteins:
- a CDS encoding type III PLP-dependent enzyme, with the translated sequence MTDRIREFLRTRREDGPCVVVDLDVVRTNYLSFARALPDTRVFYAVKANPDAAILKALEELGSSFDCASTGEIDMVLATGAGADRISFGNTIKKERDIERAFKLGVRLFAVDSYEEVEKIARVAPGAKVFCRILCDGAGAEWPLSRKFGCEPEMAADVLEHAHRLGLAAYGVSFHVGSQQKNVHAWDGALASAAAIFRACAERGISLSMVNLGGGFPTRYLQEVPGAISYGEAIFASLRRHFGNALPETIMEPGRGMVGNAGLIETEVVLISKKSEQDAMRWVYLDIGKFGGLAETMDEAIRYPLRTPRDGDDTAPCVLAGPTCDSADVMYEKTPVELPLSLSIGDKIIIEACGAYTTTYSAVAFNGFPPLKSYVI